The following proteins are encoded in a genomic region of Cryptomeria japonica chromosome 11, Sugi_1.0, whole genome shotgun sequence:
- the LOC131068288 gene encoding uncharacterized protein LOC131068288, with protein sequence MDKSTTEEEGFGNYSGGYYSVEIGESFNRGRYVVQSKLGWGTFSTVWLAWDTQLNRYVALKITKGTARFREYANREIRFLKAIAKGDPEDNECVVKLLDNFIHSGPNGHHVCLVLELLGDDLRTLLKHYNGKGIPLHMVKEICFHVLRGLDYLHRRLSIIHTDLKPENILLLSTIDPKKYPKKIGIPLKKDKSAIAASSSSVSSICMTGNQQTRLKEKGILVDQDCGKAANDEDEKLGVEAQGVKKKTWGNFKSLYDALDGKPLQRKRATVSPSEKRKLLESLDLKCKIADLGNACEITKQYTSHIQTLNYRCPETLLHSPYSTPADIWSVACIAFELATGAFLFNPQGKNSEDIVVDHLGLMMELLGVIPKEIALGGKLYAKFFDENGNLKGYRRLQCRPLINVLQESFGFSAKDADDFNDFLLLLLDFEPKDRPTAMQAILHPWLTGGPPLLQPSSSQENEEIIPQDNTTV encoded by the coding sequence ATGGACAAGAGCACAACAGAGGAGGAGGGCTTTGGAAATTACAGTGGAGGATACTACAGTGTTGAAATAGGTGAATCCTTCAATAGAGGGCGTTATGTGGTTCAATCCAAGCTGGGTTGGGGCACTTTCTCCACTGTTTGGCTTGCCTGGGACACCCAACTCAACAGATATGTGGCGCTCAAGATAACAAAGGGCACAGCTCGTTTTAGAGAATATGCCAATCGTGAGATTAGATTCCTCAAAGCAATAGCCAAAGGTGATCCAGAGGACAATGAGTGTGTTGTCAAATTGCTTGATAATTTCATACACAGTGGACCAAATGGGCATCATGTTTGCTTGGTTCTTGAGCTTTTAGGAGACGATTTAAGGACTCTTCTGAAGCATTATAATGGGAAGGGCATTCCATTGCACATGGTAAAAGAAATTTGCTTTCATGTCTTAAGAGGACTTGACTATTTGCATAGGCGACTTTCAATCATTCACACAGATCTCAAACCAGAAAACATTCTCTTGCTATCCACCATTGACCCAAaaaaatatcccaagaagattgGTATCCCACTTAAGAAAGATAAATCCGCCATTGCTGCAAGCTCTTCTTCTGTATCAAGTATTTGCATGACAGGAAATCAGCAGACAAGATTGAAAGAGAAGGGCATATTAGTAGACCAAGATTGTGGGAAAGCAGCAAATGATGAAGATGAGAAGTTGGGTGTAGAAGCCCAAGGTGTGAAAAAAAAGACATGGGGCAATTTCAAGAGCTTGTATGATGCCTTGGATGGAAAACCTTTACAGAGAAAAAGAGCTACTGTCAGCCCTTCTGAGAAGCGGAAATTATTGGAATCTCTTGATCTTAAGTGCAAGATAGCTGATTTGGGTAATGCTTGTGAGATCACGAAGCAATACACAAGTCATATTCAAACACTCAATTACAGGTGTCCAGAGACACTTCTGCATTCTCCATACTCTACTCCAGCTGATATATGGTCTGTTGCATGCATTGCCTTTGAACTTGCCACAGGTGCTTTCTTGTTTAATCCTCAGGGGAAGAATAGTGAAGACATTGTTGTAGATCACTTGGGGTTAATGATGGAGCTCCTTGGTGTGATACCCAAGGAAATTGCTCTGGGTGGCAAGCTTTATGCCAAATTTTTCGACGAGAATGGTAATCTAAAAGGGTACAGGAGGCTACAATGTCGACCATTGATCAATGTGCTCCAAGAGAGTTTTGGGTTTTCCGCAAAGGATGCAGATGATTTTAacgattttcttcttcttctcttggaTTTTGAACCGAAAGATCGACCCACTGCAATGCAAGCTATTCTTCACCCCTGGCTTACTGGTGGGCCTCCCCTTCTTCAACCATCATCATcccaagaaaatgaagaaattattccACAAGACAATACAACAGTTTAA
- the LOC131068245 gene encoding uncharacterized protein LOC131068245, which translates to MAGDSDSVGSNERPNYMCRFCNKAFSKSQSLSGHMKTHGRERRNEKYEKAKALVEQNAWKLRNQHVAPQNYASIPGGVQTQVQTWGQAGYPSSLSTYSNQNVGGGISGVGPSLPTSYLNQQQQDHINSQTRERYPSHHNHQMRETYLSHHNHQRRETYPSPLSTYSKQNVGGGISGVGPSLPQAIYPSSFSTCTYQNEGGGISGVGSSLPTSYMNQQQQDHTNYQQQQQQQEFAQNPGDLLYYQTILGGVQTHVELSSPSQVQAWPQAGCSSSLSTYSNQNVGGGISGVGPSLPTSYLNRQQLDRHNYQMRERYPSLPYQRNNNLQRGGGASVVNNSGISGPSVPTNSHLQIRGPSFPTLQGGNPNLNVSGYAAASASEQQQQSAQAILQHLPRLVQPSAPSSSATEESDEVRLERK; encoded by the exons ATGGCTGGAGATTCAGATTCAGTTGGTAGCAATGAACGGCCAAATTATATGTGTAGATTTTGTAACAAGGCATTTTCTAAATCACAGAGTCTTTCAGGTCATATGAAAACCCATGGTCGAG AGAGACGGAATGAGAAATATGAAAAGGCAAAGGCTCTTGTTGAACAGAATGCTTGGAAGCTGAG GAATCAACATGTAGCACCTCAAAATTATGCATCCATCCCAGGAGGAGTGCAGACACAAGTCCAGACATGGGGTCAAGCTGGCTATCCATCTTCACTGTCAACATATTCAAACCAGAATGTAGGTGGAGGAATTTCAGGAGTTGGACCATCTTTACCCACATCATATTTGAACCAGCAACAGCAAGATCACATCAATTCTCAAACGAGGGAGAGATACCCATCTCACCATAATCATCAAATGAGGGAGACTTATCTATCTCACCATAATCATCAAAGGAGGGAGACATATCCATCTCCACTCTCAACATATTCAAAGCAGAATGTAGGTGGAGGAATTTCAGGAGTTGGAccatctttacctcaagctatctATCCATCTTCATTCTCAACATGTACATATCAGAATGAAGGCGGAGGAATTTCAGGAGTTGGATCATCTTTACCGACATCATATATGAACCAGCAACAGCAAGATCATACTAATTATCAACAGCAACAGCAACAGCAAGAGTTTGCTCAAAATCCAGGAGATCTCTTATATTATCAAACCATCCTAGGAGGAGTGCAGACACATGTTGAGCTATCTAGTCCATCACAAGTCCAGGCATGGCCTCAAGCTGGCTGCTCATCTTCACTCTCAACATATTCAAACCAGAATGTAGGTGGAGGAATTTCAGGAGTTGGGCCATCTTTACCCACATCATATTTGAACCGGCAACAGCTAGATCGTCACAATTATCAAATGAGGGAGAGATACCCATCTCTTCCTTACCAAAGGAACAACAATCTACAAAGAGGAGGAGGAGCATCTGTTGTTAACAATTCAGGAATAAGTGGACCTTCTGTTCCCACGAACAGTCATTTACAAATAAGAGGGCCCTCTTTTCCAACTTTACAAGGAGGCAATCCGAATCTTAATGTGAGTGGATATGCAGCAGCATCAGCATCTGAGCAACAGCAACAATCTGCACAAGCCATTCTTCAGCACTTGCCTCGCCTTGTTCAACCATCAGCACCATCATCATCCGCAACGGAGGAAAGCGATGAGGTTAGGTTAGAAAgaaagtga